From a single Streptomyces sp. NBC_01264 genomic region:
- the mshB gene encoding N-acetyl-1-D-myo-inositol-2-amino-2-deoxy-alpha-D-glucopyranoside deacetylase, translated as MNGLPAHRLLLVHAHPDDESINNGVTMAKYAAEGVHVALVTCTLGEEGEVIPPGLAHLTADRDDTLGSHRVGELADAMKELGVTDHRFLGGPGRFRDSGMMGAEQNHRPGAFWSADVDEAAGYLVEVIRELRPQVLVTYDPDGGYGHPDHIQAHRVATRAAELAAEPAYRQELGEPHAIQKLYWNRVPRTVVEEGFARLREAGSEVPFPAPAAPDDVPGVVADERITAEIGGDEAAEQAFVAAKTAAMRAHATQIAVDGPFFALSNDLAQPLFTHEYYELVAGVPGVPAGERERDLFAGVRA; from the coding sequence ATGAACGGTCTTCCCGCCCATCGGCTCCTGCTCGTGCACGCGCACCCGGACGACGAGTCGATCAACAACGGCGTCACCATGGCCAAGTACGCGGCCGAGGGCGTCCATGTCGCGTTGGTGACCTGCACGCTCGGCGAGGAGGGTGAGGTCATCCCGCCCGGCCTCGCCCACCTGACGGCCGACCGCGACGACACCCTCGGCTCCCACCGCGTCGGCGAGCTCGCCGACGCCATGAAGGAACTGGGCGTCACCGACCACCGTTTCCTCGGCGGCCCCGGCCGCTTCCGGGACTCCGGGATGATGGGCGCCGAACAGAACCACCGGCCCGGCGCCTTCTGGTCGGCCGACGTGGACGAGGCGGCGGGGTACCTCGTGGAGGTGATCCGCGAACTGCGCCCCCAGGTCCTCGTCACCTACGACCCGGACGGCGGCTACGGCCACCCCGACCACATCCAGGCCCACCGCGTGGCCACCCGCGCCGCCGAACTGGCCGCGGAGCCCGCGTACCGCCAGGAGCTCGGAGAGCCGCACGCCATCCAGAAGCTCTACTGGAACCGTGTACCGCGCACGGTCGTCGAGGAGGGCTTCGCCCGGCTCCGCGAGGCCGGGAGCGAGGTGCCCTTCCCGGCGCCGGCCGCGCCGGACGACGTGCCGGGCGTGGTCGCCGACGAGCGGATCACCGCCGAGATCGGCGGGGACGAGGCTGCCGAGCAGGCGTTCGTGGCCGCGAAGACCGCCGCGATGCGCGCCCACGCCACCCAGATCGCGGTGGACGGGCCCTTCTTCGCGCTCTCCAACGACCTCGCGCAGCCGCTGTTCACCCACGAGTACTACGAGTTGGTAGCGGGTGTGCCGGGGGTCCCGGCGGGCGAGCGCGAGCGCGACCTCTTCGCGGGGGTGCGGGCATGA
- a CDS encoding DUF6113 family protein, giving the protein MTGPAALGAGARIAALLGLLAAGVLTGLAGWLVVDLWFPGGLVLALLALFGLFLGARIALGTGIGVGAAAGGWFLSYVLLGVPRPEGDFLLGSSGISMYVYLLGGAVLAVMCATMNLSADRPLSAARNAR; this is encoded by the coding sequence ATGACCGGGCCGGCGGCCCTCGGGGCCGGGGCGCGGATCGCCGCCCTGCTGGGCCTGTTGGCGGCAGGGGTGCTGACCGGCCTGGCCGGCTGGCTCGTGGTCGACCTGTGGTTCCCGGGCGGGCTGGTGCTCGCGCTCCTCGCGCTCTTCGGCCTGTTCCTCGGCGCCCGGATCGCCCTGGGCACCGGCATCGGGGTGGGAGCGGCCGCGGGCGGCTGGTTCCTCTCCTACGTGCTCCTCGGTGTGCCCCGGCCGGAGGGGGACTTCCTCCTTGGTTCGTCCGGAATCAGCATGTACGTCTACCTTTTGGGTGGAGCGGTACTCGCTGTGATGTGCGCCACGATGAACCTCTCGGCGGACCGGCCGCTTTCGGCCGCCCGGAACGCCAGGTGA
- a CDS encoding transglutaminase-like domain-containing protein, with protein MTSPWRERFAAEARAERPDLATLCLLLAAEGDPELDERAMDWAQIELDRLAGMLPYGLRGARAWASAVSELLGGRMGFHGTPADYDRLSSSLLHEVLRRRRGLPILLSVVWLEVARRAGAPVYGLALPGHFVVGFGDPEEGVVVDPFAGGASLGAGPAELAAGPRTAARTMDIVLRILNNIRAWASSRPEHSGVALWALELALLLPSHPAALRYERAKLLVERGEFVAGAAEMESYAVVVDVIDPPAAVRIRAEAMAARALLN; from the coding sequence GTGACCTCGCCCTGGCGGGAGCGGTTCGCCGCCGAGGCGCGGGCGGAGCGGCCCGACCTGGCCACCCTGTGCCTGCTGCTGGCCGCGGAGGGCGATCCGGAGCTCGACGAACGGGCCATGGACTGGGCGCAGATCGAGCTGGACCGGCTGGCGGGGATGCTGCCGTACGGGCTGCGGGGCGCTCGCGCGTGGGCCTCGGCGGTCAGCGAACTGCTGGGCGGGCGGATGGGATTCCACGGCACCCCGGCCGACTACGACCGGCTCTCGTCCTCGCTGCTGCACGAGGTGCTGCGGCGGCGCCGGGGGCTGCCCATCCTGCTGTCCGTGGTCTGGCTGGAGGTGGCGCGGCGGGCCGGGGCCCCGGTGTACGGGCTGGCCCTGCCGGGGCACTTCGTGGTGGGCTTCGGGGACCCGGAGGAGGGCGTGGTCGTCGACCCCTTCGCGGGGGGCGCCTCGCTGGGCGCGGGTCCGGCGGAGCTGGCGGCGGGGCCGCGGACCGCGGCGCGCACGATGGACATCGTCCTGCGGATCCTGAACAACATCCGGGCGTGGGCATCGTCGCGGCCCGAGCACTCGGGGGTGGCCCTGTGGGCGCTGGAGCTGGCGCTGCTGCTGCCCTCGCATCCGGCGGCCCTGCGGTACGAACGGGCGAAGCTGCTGGTGGAGCGGGGGGAGTTCGTGGCGGGGGCGGCGGAGATGGAGTCCTACGCGGTGGTTGTGGACGTGATCGATCCGCCGGCCGCGGTGCGGATTCGTGCCGAGGCGATGGCTGCGCGGGCCCTGCTGAACTAG
- a CDS encoding GNAT family N-acetyltransferase: protein MEITAGGRLEIRITPADVGKRVSVRQVEHGSTGTPCFTDTVGVLTSWNAGVVTITRKTGESVRIPESLLVAGKVVPAAPARRRGPAASFEELARVGARAWVPLESEPLGEWTLRAAGGFTRRANSVLPLGDPGIPLDDALARVTAWYGRRGLPAYIQTATGAAGTQELLCAELEDRGWVREVSAQVQVGGLAAVADLDVADAVVADVRLTRTPEEDWLSRYGRVKDPQTARRVLTAGPSVWFAAVPGRAIGRLAVDGRWAGFAAVEVDPEHRRRGLASAVMVALARRALEEGASAAWLQVESDNAGALGLYGGMGFGTHHAYHHYRRSAQ from the coding sequence GTGGAAATCACTGCCGGTGGACGGCTGGAGATCCGGATTACACCCGCTGACGTGGGCAAACGTGTCTCTGTGCGACAGGTGGAGCATGGCTCGACCGGGACCCCCTGTTTCACGGACACCGTAGGGGTTCTCACATCCTGGAACGCGGGTGTGGTGACGATCACACGAAAGACCGGCGAATCCGTCCGCATCCCGGAATCCCTGCTGGTGGCGGGCAAGGTCGTACCCGCCGCGCCGGCCCGCCGCAGGGGCCCCGCGGCCTCCTTCGAGGAGCTCGCGCGGGTCGGCGCCCGGGCCTGGGTGCCGCTGGAGAGCGAGCCGCTGGGCGAGTGGACGCTGCGCGCGGCCGGCGGATTCACCCGCCGGGCCAACTCCGTACTGCCGCTCGGCGATCCCGGGATTCCGCTGGACGATGCACTCGCGCGAGTGACGGCCTGGTACGGGCGGCGGGGCCTTCCGGCCTACATCCAGACCGCCACGGGGGCCGCGGGCACGCAGGAGCTGCTGTGCGCGGAGCTGGAGGACCGCGGCTGGGTCCGCGAGGTGTCGGCGCAGGTGCAGGTCGGCGGTCTGGCGGCGGTGGCGGACCTGGACGTGGCCGACGCCGTGGTCGCGGACGTACGGCTGACCCGTACTCCGGAGGAGGACTGGCTCTCCCGCTACGGGCGGGTGAAGGACCCGCAGACCGCGCGCCGCGTCCTGACGGCGGGGCCCTCGGTGTGGTTCGCGGCGGTACCGGGCCGGGCGATCGGGCGGCTCGCGGTGGACGGCCGGTGGGCCGGATTCGCGGCCGTCGAGGTCGACCCGGAGCACCGGCGCCGCGGCCTCGCCTCGGCCGTGATGGTGGCGCTGGCGCGGCGCGCGCTGGAGGAGGGCGCGTCGGCCGCGTGGCTCCAGGTGGAGAGCGACAACGCCGGGGCCCTGGGGCTGTACGGGGGGATGGGCTTCGGGACGCACCACGCGTACCACCACTACCGCCGGTCGGCGCAGTGA
- the fdxA gene encoding ferredoxin — MTYVIAEPCVDVKDKACIEECPVDCIYEGQRSLYIHPDECVDCGACEPVCPVEAIFYEDDTPEEWKDYYKANVEFFDELGSPGGASKLGLIERDHPFIAALPAGINGEH; from the coding sequence GTGACCTACGTCATCGCGGAGCCTTGTGTCGACGTCAAGGACAAGGCATGCATCGAAGAGTGCCCCGTCGACTGCATCTACGAGGGCCAGCGGTCCTTGTACATCCACCCGGACGAGTGCGTCGACTGTGGTGCGTGTGAGCCGGTCTGCCCGGTCGAGGCCATCTTCTACGAGGACGACACTCCGGAGGAGTGGAAGGACTACTACAAGGCGAACGTCGAGTTCTTCGACGAGCTCGGTTCGCCCGGTGGTGCTTCCAAGCTCGGCCTGATCGAGCGCGACCACCCCTTCATCGCAGCGCTGCCCGCCGGCATCAACGGCGAGCACTGA
- the dapC gene encoding succinyldiaminopimelate transaminase: MAAVSARLPVFPWDKLEPYKATAAAHPDGIVDLSVGTPVDPVPELIQRALIGAADSPGYPTVWGTPALRDAITGWVRERLGASNAGHRNVLPVVGSKELVAWLPTQLGLGAGTGTLKDQVAYPRLAYPTYEVGARLCGAEPVVYDDPATDLDPARVKLLWLNSPSNPTGRVLPKEELVRIVAWAREHGILIFSDECYLELGWEAEPVSVLHDEVCGGSYEGIVAVHSLSKRSNLAGYRAAFVAGDAEVLGELLLIRKHGGMMTPAPVQAATVAALGDDAHVEEQRVRYAARRAALRTALEAHGFRVEHSEASLYLWVTRDEPCWDTVAHLAGLGILVAPGDFYGEAGAHFVRVAFTATDERVEAAVKRLS; the protein is encoded by the coding sequence GTGGCCGCAGTCTCAGCCCGTCTTCCCGTCTTCCCCTGGGACAAGCTGGAGCCGTACAAGGCGACGGCGGCGGCCCACCCGGACGGCATCGTCGACCTCTCGGTCGGCACCCCCGTCGACCCGGTGCCGGAGCTGATCCAGCGCGCCCTGATCGGGGCCGCGGACTCCCCGGGCTACCCGACGGTGTGGGGCACCCCCGCCCTGCGCGACGCGATCACCGGCTGGGTGCGCGAGCGCCTCGGCGCGAGCAACGCCGGGCACCGCAACGTCCTGCCGGTCGTCGGCTCCAAGGAACTGGTGGCCTGGCTGCCCACCCAGCTGGGCCTCGGCGCGGGCACTGGGACATTGAAAGACCAGGTGGCGTACCCCCGGCTGGCCTACCCGACGTACGAGGTCGGCGCGCGGCTGTGCGGCGCCGAGCCGGTGGTCTACGACGACCCCGCCACGGATCTCGACCCGGCCCGCGTGAAGCTGCTCTGGCTCAACTCCCCGTCCAACCCCACCGGCAGGGTCCTCCCCAAGGAGGAACTCGTACGGATCGTGGCCTGGGCCCGCGAGCACGGGATCCTGATCTTCAGCGACGAGTGCTACCTGGAACTGGGCTGGGAGGCCGAGCCCGTCTCCGTCCTGCACGACGAGGTCTGCGGGGGCTCCTACGAGGGCATCGTCGCCGTCCACTCGCTCTCCAAGCGCTCCAACCTGGCCGGGTACCGGGCGGCCTTCGTCGCCGGCGACGCCGAAGTCCTCGGCGAGCTGCTGCTGATCCGCAAGCACGGCGGCATGATGACCCCGGCCCCCGTGCAGGCGGCCACCGTCGCGGCCCTGGGCGACGACGCGCACGTCGAGGAGCAGCGGGTGCGCTACGCGGCCCGCCGCGCGGCGCTGCGCACGGCCCTGGAGGCCCACGGCTTCCGCGTCGAGCACAGCGAGGCCAGCCTGTACCTGTGGGTGACCCGCGACGAGCCCTGCTGGGACACGGTCGCCCACCTGGCCGGCCTGGGCATCCTGGTCGCGCCGGGCGACTTCTACGGCGAGGCGGGCGCGCACTTCGTCCGCGTGGCCTTCACGGCCACGGACGAGCGCGTCGAGGCGGCGGTCAAGCGGCTGAGCTGA
- a CDS encoding ATP-binding protein: protein MSFPLTRRIARAALLVAAGAAPVVGAAGAASAAGLESVPQLGALTAPDATVAAAGDTATDAVSASALPAPAPADEVTGAAGSLLAGLPLAGGGLPGGGLPGGLPGGLPGGLPGGLPGLG from the coding sequence ATGTCCTTCCCCCTGACCCGCCGGATCGCCCGTGCCGCGCTGCTCGTCGCAGCCGGGGCAGCGCCCGTGGTCGGTGCGGCCGGCGCGGCCAGCGCCGCGGGCCTGGAGTCCGTGCCGCAGCTGGGCGCGCTCACCGCGCCGGACGCGACGGTCGCCGCCGCGGGCGACACCGCCACCGATGCCGTGTCCGCCTCGGCCCTTCCGGCCCCCGCGCCGGCCGACGAGGTGACCGGCGCCGCGGGCAGCCTGCTGGCGGGTCTGCCGCTCGCCGGTGGCGGGCTGCCGGGCGGCGGCCTGCCCGGCGGACTGCCTGGCGGTCTTCCCGGCGGTCTTCCGGGCGGGCTGCCCGGCCTCGGCTAG
- the dapE gene encoding succinyl-diaminopimelate desuccinylase, with amino-acid sequence MSESELDLTLDAAELTARLVDIPSVSGDEKVLADLVEHALRGLPHLTVDRFGNNVVARTHLGRAERVVLAGHLDTVPIADNVPSRLDENDVLWGCGTTDMKSGVAVQLRIAATVPEPNRDLTFVFYDQEEVAADLNGLGKVAEAHPDWLTGDFAVLLEPSNAEVEGGCQGTLRVLLRTSGERAHSARSWMGSNAIHAASPILATLAAYEPRKPVIDGLEYHEGLNAVRIDGGVANNVIPHACTVTVNFRFAPDRSTDEAIAHVREVFADCDIDEFVIDDLSPGALPGLSHPAAAAFMEAVGGHAMPKFGWTDVSRFSALGVPAVNYGPGDALLAHKADERVETKAILHCEERLRAWLTSPSTGR; translated from the coding sequence ATGTCCGAATCCGAGCTGGACCTCACCCTGGACGCCGCCGAGCTGACCGCCCGGCTCGTCGACATCCCCTCCGTGAGCGGCGACGAGAAGGTACTCGCCGACCTCGTGGAACACGCCTTGCGCGGCCTGCCGCACCTGACCGTGGACCGCTTCGGCAACAACGTGGTCGCACGCACCCACCTGGGCCGCGCCGAACGCGTCGTACTCGCCGGGCACCTCGACACCGTGCCGATCGCCGACAACGTGCCCTCCCGCCTCGACGAGAACGACGTCCTGTGGGGATGCGGCACCACCGACATGAAGTCGGGCGTGGCCGTGCAGCTGCGCATCGCCGCCACGGTCCCCGAGCCCAACCGGGACCTCACCTTCGTCTTCTACGACCAGGAAGAGGTCGCCGCCGACCTCAACGGCCTCGGCAAGGTCGCCGAAGCCCACCCGGACTGGCTGACCGGCGACTTCGCCGTCCTCCTCGAACCCTCCAACGCCGAGGTCGAGGGCGGCTGCCAGGGCACCCTGCGCGTCCTGCTCCGCACGTCCGGCGAGCGCGCCCACTCCGCGCGCAGCTGGATGGGCTCCAACGCCATCCACGCGGCGAGCCCGATCCTGGCCACGCTCGCGGCGTACGAGCCCCGCAAGCCCGTGATCGACGGCCTGGAGTACCACGAGGGCCTCAACGCGGTCCGCATCGACGGCGGCGTCGCCAACAACGTCATCCCCCACGCGTGCACGGTGACGGTCAACTTCCGCTTCGCCCCCGACCGCAGCACGGACGAGGCGATCGCCCACGTCCGCGAGGTCTTCGCGGACTGCGACATCGACGAGTTCGTGATCGACGACCTCTCCCCGGGCGCCCTCCCCGGCCTCTCCCACCCGGCCGCCGCGGCCTTCATGGAGGCCGTCGGCGGACACGCCATGCCGAAGTTCGGCTGGACGGACGTCTCCCGCTTCAGCGCCCTGGGCGTCCCGGCGGTCAACTACGGCCCGGGCGACGCCCTGCTGGCCCACAAGGCCGACGAGCGGGTGGAGACGAAGGCGATCCTCCACTGCGAGGAGCGGCTCCGCGCCTGGCTGACCAGCCCGTCGACCGGGCGGTAA
- a CDS encoding MFS transporter encodes MAAPNPPQVADPAAVKRHPILFRAVRQRRNPRLRRTDITVTDEATVMRAVKAASLGNAMEWFDFGIYSYLAVTLGHVFFPSGNDTTQLLSSFATFAVAFLVRPLGGMFFGPMGDRLGRKRVLALTMIMMAVGTFAIGLIPSHDAIGLWAPALLILFRMVQGFSTGGEYGGASTFIAEYAPDKRRGFFGSFLEFGTLAGYVGAAGLVTTLYAVLDDGQMEAWGWRVPFLVAGPLGLVGLYLRLRLDETPAFQKLEGVKAPAAEAAEATASAETTTTGDLAKIFRDYWPTLVLCVCLVGAYNINVYLVLSYLPTYLSDELGYSETHGLLVLLGMMAFLMLVISRVGKLSDRFGRKPVLMTGMAGFFLLSLPAFLLIRQAGVLAVGLGMIALGLSLVCMLATMSAALPALFPTRVRYGSLSVGYNLSTSLFGGTTPLVVTALISWSGSNLMPAYYSMGAALVGIIAVACMKETARQPLDGSPPSVETPEEAAELCAAQSPDPRF; translated from the coding sequence ATGGCCGCCCCCAACCCCCCACAGGTGGCCGATCCCGCAGCGGTGAAGCGCCACCCGATCCTGTTCCGTGCCGTCAGGCAGCGCAGGAATCCCAGACTCCGCAGGACGGACATCACCGTCACGGACGAGGCGACGGTGATGCGCGCCGTCAAGGCGGCCTCGCTCGGCAATGCCATGGAGTGGTTCGACTTCGGCATCTACTCCTACCTGGCCGTCACCCTCGGGCACGTCTTCTTCCCGTCCGGGAACGACACCACCCAGCTGCTGTCCTCGTTCGCCACCTTCGCCGTGGCCTTCCTGGTCCGGCCGCTGGGCGGGATGTTCTTCGGCCCGATGGGCGACCGGCTCGGCCGCAAGCGGGTCCTGGCCCTCACCATGATCATGATGGCGGTGGGCACGTTCGCGATCGGGCTCATCCCCTCGCACGACGCGATCGGCCTGTGGGCCCCCGCCCTGCTGATCCTCTTCCGCATGGTGCAGGGTTTCTCGACCGGCGGTGAGTACGGCGGCGCCTCCACCTTCATCGCCGAGTACGCGCCCGACAAGCGCCGCGGGTTCTTCGGCAGCTTCCTGGAGTTCGGCACCCTGGCCGGGTACGTCGGCGCAGCCGGCCTCGTCACCACGCTGTACGCCGTGCTCGACGACGGCCAGATGGAGGCCTGGGGCTGGCGCGTCCCCTTCCTCGTCGCCGGGCCGCTGGGCCTGGTCGGCCTCTACCTGCGGCTGCGCCTGGACGAGACCCCCGCCTTCCAGAAGCTGGAGGGCGTCAAGGCGCCCGCCGCGGAGGCCGCGGAGGCTACGGCCTCCGCGGAGACCACCACCACGGGCGACCTCGCGAAGATCTTCCGCGACTACTGGCCGACGCTGGTCCTGTGCGTCTGCCTGGTCGGCGCGTACAACATCAACGTCTACCTGGTGTTGTCGTACCTGCCGACCTATCTGTCCGACGAGCTGGGCTACAGCGAGACGCACGGCCTGCTCGTCCTGCTCGGCATGATGGCCTTCCTGATGCTGGTGATCAGCCGGGTCGGCAAGCTCTCCGACCGCTTCGGCCGCAAGCCCGTGCTGATGACGGGCATGGCGGGGTTCTTCCTGCTCTCCCTGCCCGCGTTCCTCCTGATCCGCCAGGCCGGGGTCCTCGCGGTCGGGCTGGGCATGATCGCGCTGGGGCTGTCGCTCGTCTGCATGCTCGCGACGATGTCCGCCGCCCTGCCCGCGCTGTTCCCGACGCGGGTCCGGTACGGCTCCCTGTCGGTCGGGTACAACCTGTCGACCTCGCTCTTCGGCGGAACGACCCCGCTGGTGGTCACCGCCCTGATCAGCTGGAGCGGCTCGAACCTGATGCCCGCCTACTACTCGATGGGGGCGGCGCTGGTCGGCATCATCGCCGTGGCCTGCATGAAGGAGACCGCGCGCCAGCCGCTCGACGGTTCCCCGCCCTCCGTCGAGACGCCGGAGGAGGCCGCGGAGCTGTGCGCGGCCCAGTCCCCGGACCCGAGGTTCTGA
- a CDS encoding TIGR00730 family Rossman fold protein: MGNPEGSARRRPEEQQLGPVLRRRGQVQAGSTTDQRLLDSAGPSEWVHTDPWRVLRIQSEFIEGFGTLAELPPAISVFGSARTPVGSPEYEAGVRIGGALVEAGFAVITGGGPGAMEAANKGAREAGGLSVGLGIELPFEQGLNEHVDLGLNFRYFFVRKTMFVKYSQGFVVLPGGLGTLDEMFEALTLVQTQKITRFPIVLFGTAYWSGLIDWLKNTVIAQGKASEKDLYLFHVTDDVDEAIALVTKEVGL, encoded by the coding sequence ATGGGCAACCCTGAAGGGTCCGCTCGTCGTCGGCCCGAGGAGCAGCAGCTCGGGCCGGTGCTGAGGAGGCGGGGCCAGGTGCAGGCCGGCAGTACGACGGACCAGCGGCTGCTGGATTCGGCCGGGCCCTCCGAGTGGGTGCACACCGATCCGTGGCGGGTCCTGCGCATCCAGTCGGAGTTCATCGAGGGCTTCGGCACGCTGGCGGAGCTGCCGCCGGCGATCAGCGTGTTCGGCTCCGCGCGGACGCCCGTGGGCTCGCCGGAGTACGAGGCGGGCGTGCGGATCGGCGGCGCGCTCGTGGAGGCCGGCTTCGCGGTGATCACGGGCGGCGGTCCGGGCGCGATGGAGGCGGCCAACAAGGGCGCGCGGGAGGCGGGCGGCCTCTCGGTCGGCCTGGGCATCGAGCTGCCCTTCGAGCAGGGGCTCAACGAGCACGTCGACCTCGGGCTGAACTTCCGCTACTTCTTCGTCCGCAAGACGATGTTCGTGAAGTACAGCCAGGGCTTCGTGGTCCTGCCGGGTGGGCTCGGGACCCTCGACGAGATGTTCGAGGCCCTGACCCTGGTCCAGACGCAGAAGATCACCCGCTTCCCGATCGTGCTGTTCGGCACGGCGTACTGGAGCGGGCTCATCGACTGGCTGAAGAACACGGTCATCGCCCAGGGCAAGGCCTCGGAGAAGGACCTCTACCTGTTCCACGTCACCGACGACGTGGACGAGGCGATCGCACTCGTGACGAAGGAAGTCGGCTTGTAG
- the folP gene encoding dihydropteroate synthase, translated as MLRLGRREFDDHEPVIMAIVNRTPDSFYDQGATFQDEPALARVEQAVAEGAAIIDIGGVKAGPGDHVDAAEEARRTVGFVAEVRRRHPDVVISVDTWRHEVGEAVCEAGADLLNDAWGGVDPKLAEVAARYGAGIVCTHAGGVEPRTRPHRTEYEDVMEDILRVTVGLAERAAALGVPRESIMIDPGHDFGKNTRHSLEATRRLSEMTETGWPVLVSLSNKDFVGETLDKPVKERLLGTLATTAVSAWLGAQVYRVHEVAETKQILDMVRTIQGHRPPAVARRGLA; from the coding sequence ATGCTGCGACTGGGCAGGCGCGAGTTCGACGACCACGAGCCGGTGATCATGGCCATCGTGAACCGGACCCCTGACTCCTTTTACGACCAGGGAGCGACCTTCCAGGACGAGCCGGCCCTGGCCCGGGTCGAGCAGGCGGTGGCCGAGGGCGCGGCGATCATCGACATCGGCGGGGTGAAGGCCGGTCCCGGCGACCACGTGGACGCGGCGGAGGAGGCCCGGCGCACGGTGGGCTTCGTGGCCGAGGTGCGCCGCCGCCACCCGGACGTGGTGATCAGTGTCGACACCTGGCGCCACGAGGTCGGCGAGGCCGTGTGCGAGGCCGGGGCGGACCTCCTCAACGACGCGTGGGGCGGGGTGGACCCGAAGCTCGCGGAGGTCGCCGCGCGCTACGGCGCGGGCATCGTCTGCACCCACGCGGGCGGGGTCGAGCCGCGGACCCGGCCGCACCGGACGGAGTACGAGGACGTGATGGAGGACATCCTGCGCGTCACGGTCGGCCTGGCCGAGCGCGCGGCGGCGCTGGGCGTCCCCCGCGAGTCGATCATGATCGACCCGGGCCACGACTTCGGGAAGAACACCCGCCACTCCCTGGAGGCCACCCGCCGCCTCTCGGAGATGACGGAGACGGGCTGGCCGGTCCTGGTCTCCCTCTCCAACAAGGACTTCGTGGGCGAGACCCTCGACAAGCCGGTGAAGGAACGCCTCCTGGGCACCCTGGCCACGACGGCCGTCTCGGCCTGGCTGGGCGCCCAGGTCTACCGCGTCCACGAAGTCGCGGAGACCAAACAAATCCTGGACATGGTCCGCACGATCCAGGGCCACCGCCCCCCGGCAGTCGCCCGCCGAGGCCTCGCCTGA
- a CDS encoding DivIVA domain-containing protein, which yields MIVFAFLLIALVVVVAGVTLAVAGGGSEAVLPDAEPDRLSDALPENRPVVRADIDELRLPVAPRGYRMSDVDDVLERLAAELAERDARIAELTAAGAGAGAGPGAGVAESAGASVDLTKGAEQ from the coding sequence TTGATCGTGTTCGCGTTCTTGCTCATCGCGCTGGTCGTGGTCGTCGCGGGAGTCACCCTCGCGGTGGCCGGCGGGGGGTCCGAGGCCGTGCTCCCGGATGCCGAGCCCGACCGGCTGTCCGACGCCCTCCCGGAGAACCGGCCCGTCGTACGGGCGGACATCGACGAGCTGCGCCTGCCCGTGGCCCCGCGGGGCTACCGGATGTCCGACGTGGACGACGTACTGGAGCGGCTGGCGGCGGAGCTTGCGGAGCGTGACGCGCGGATCGCCGAGCTGACCGCGGCGGGTGCCGGTGCGGGCGCGGGTCCGGGTGCCGGCGTCGCGGAGTCCGCCGGTGCCTCCGTGGACCTGACCAAGGGAGCCGAGCAATGA
- a CDS encoding DNA-3-methyladenine glycosylase I — MSGVVAGPDGGLRCPWGLATEDYIAYHDREWGRPVHGDDALYERLCLEAFQSGLSWLTILRRREGFRAAFAGFGIARVAEFGAADVDRLLADEGIIRNRAKIEATLANAKTLAGWEAGELDALIWSHAPEPGRAPRSTTEIPAVTPESTALAKALKKAGIRFVGPTTAYALMQACGLVNDHLARCVARDLP; from the coding sequence ATGAGCGGGGTGGTCGCCGGCCCCGACGGGGGCCTGCGGTGCCCCTGGGGGCTGGCCACCGAGGACTACATCGCGTACCACGACAGGGAGTGGGGCCGTCCGGTCCACGGGGACGACGCGCTGTACGAGCGGCTGTGCCTGGAGGCCTTCCAGTCGGGGCTGTCCTGGCTGACGATCCTGCGCCGGCGCGAGGGGTTCCGGGCGGCCTTCGCGGGCTTCGGGATCGCCCGGGTGGCGGAGTTCGGGGCGGCGGACGTCGACCGGCTCCTCGCGGACGAGGGGATCATCCGGAACCGGGCCAAGATCGAGGCGACGCTCGCCAACGCGAAGACCCTGGCCGGGTGGGAGGCGGGGGAACTGGACGCGCTGATCTGGTCCCACGCGCCGGAGCCGGGGCGGGCACCGAGGAGCACCACCGAGATCCCGGCGGTGACCCCGGAGTCCACGGCCCTGGCCAAGGCCCTGAAGAAGGCGGGCATCCGCTTCGTGGGCCCCACGACGGCCTACGCCCTGATGCAAGCCTGCGGCCTGGTCAACGACCACCTGGCCCGATGCGTGGCCCGCGACCTGCCCTGA